One Clostridium estertheticum DNA segment encodes these proteins:
- the argS gene encoding arginine--tRNA ligase, producing MDYKKIVAERIKQLVDLDIETIENLIEIPPKPEMGEFAFPCFQLAKTMKKAPNAIAKDLKEKIENQGFEKIECYGPYVNFFLDKGVFIKNTIEKILKDGDQYGSSKMGEGKNMVVEYSSPNIAKPFHVGHLFTTAIGNSLYKILSFEGYNCIGINHLGDWGTQFGKLIYAYKNWGDEVALAKDPIRELLRIYVKFHEEAEIDPALNDEGRMYFKRLEDGCIDEVALWTKFKDLSLVEFKKLYETLNVKFDSYAGESFYCDKMDDVIADIDAKGLLVESNGAKVVMLDEFNMPPCIIKKADGATIYATRDLAAATYRKKTYDFHKNIYVVGKDQALHFKQVFTTLKLMGNKWAEDCVHVPFGTVRFADKKLSTRKGDVIFLDELLSEAVAKTLEIINVKNPELENKEEVAKKVGIGAIIFTYLKNHRERDIVFNWEEMLSFDGETGPYVQYTYARAKSILRKVEENNKGLESNVELDYNKLDSKEEFELVKQLEGFQNSIMYAIDKLEPSMVTRYVIEVAKSFNKFYNQHNIANLEDESNKKAKIKMVEATCQVIKNALNLIGIEVVDRM from the coding sequence ATGGATTATAAGAAAATAGTTGCAGAAAGAATTAAACAATTGGTGGATTTAGACATAGAAACAATAGAGAATTTGATTGAAATACCACCAAAACCTGAAATGGGAGAATTTGCTTTTCCTTGTTTCCAATTAGCAAAAACTATGAAAAAAGCACCTAATGCTATAGCGAAAGATTTAAAAGAAAAAATTGAGAATCAGGGTTTTGAAAAAATAGAGTGTTATGGTCCTTACGTAAACTTCTTTTTAGACAAAGGAGTATTTATTAAAAATACTATAGAGAAAATATTAAAAGATGGAGACCAATACGGGTCATCTAAAATGGGTGAAGGTAAGAATATGGTAGTAGAGTATTCATCACCTAATATAGCAAAGCCATTTCATGTAGGACATTTATTTACTACAGCTATCGGTAACTCTTTATATAAAATACTTTCTTTTGAAGGATATAATTGTATTGGAATTAATCATCTTGGAGATTGGGGAACACAATTTGGTAAGCTTATTTATGCTTATAAAAACTGGGGAGACGAAGTTGCTCTAGCGAAAGATCCCATTAGAGAATTATTAAGGATCTATGTTAAATTCCATGAAGAGGCTGAAATTGATCCAGCACTTAATGATGAAGGAAGAATGTACTTCAAGAGATTAGAAGATGGTTGCATCGATGAAGTTGCGCTTTGGACTAAATTTAAAGACTTAAGTCTTGTTGAATTTAAAAAGCTTTATGAAACACTAAATGTTAAATTTGATTCTTATGCTGGGGAAAGCTTTTACTGTGACAAAATGGATGATGTAATTGCAGACATTGATGCAAAGGGTCTTCTTGTAGAAAGTAATGGAGCTAAGGTAGTAATGCTAGATGAATTCAATATGCCACCTTGCATCATTAAAAAAGCAGACGGGGCTACAATATATGCAACCCGTGATTTAGCAGCAGCAACTTACAGAAAGAAAACTTATGATTTTCATAAAAATATTTATGTAGTTGGAAAAGATCAAGCTCTTCATTTTAAACAAGTATTTACTACTTTAAAGCTTATGGGTAATAAATGGGCAGAAGATTGCGTACATGTACCCTTTGGTACAGTAAGATTTGCAGATAAAAAATTATCTACAAGAAAAGGTGATGTTATTTTCTTAGATGAGTTATTAAGCGAAGCGGTGGCGAAAACTCTTGAAATAATAAATGTAAAAAATCCAGAACTGGAAAACAAAGAAGAGGTAGCTAAAAAAGTAGGAATAGGGGCTATCATATTCACTTATTTAAAAAATCACAGAGAAAGAGATATTGTTTTTAATTGGGAAGAAATGCTTAGCTTTGATGGAGAAACAGGTCCTTATGTTCAATATACTTATGCAAGAGCAAAAAGCATATTAAGAAAAGTTGAAGAGAATAACAAGGGACTTGAGTCAAATGTAGAGCTTGATTACAATAAATTAGATTCTAAAGAAGAATTTGAACTTGTAAAGCAATTAGAAGGATTCCAAAATTCAATTATGTATGCTATTGATAAATTAGAACCATCTATGGTTACAAGATACGTTATTGAAGTAGCTAAATCTTTTAATAAATTCTACAATCAGCATAATATAGCTAATTTAGAAGATGAATCTAATAAAAAAGCAAAAATTAAAATGGTAGAAGCTACTTGCCAAGTAATCAAGAATGCTTTAAACCTTATAGGTATAGAAGTCGTAGATAGAATGTAG
- a CDS encoding metallophosphoesterase, with protein sequence MIAISDIHGNLNLFQMLLEKVFYTQHDILFLVGDLIEKGNMSLKTLRYIIELAKINEVYIVSGNHDTIWEDIKNQKDDENLLRYMILQKNSILNEMCYELSIEVNEKSDIKYIKKQIMKNFSCEIEWLEQLPHIIETQNFIFAHAGITSENLEEQDASKVMKNDAFLEQGLVFSKYVIVGHWPTANYGREKGCCNPIIKKEQKIISIDGENIIKTEGQLNALIINGNDVEVRINKRMWQGKRVS encoded by the coding sequence ATTATTGCAATAAGTGATATACATGGTAACCTAAATCTTTTTCAAATGCTTTTAGAAAAAGTTTTCTACACACAACATGATATTCTATTTTTAGTAGGGGACTTGATTGAAAAAGGAAATATGAGTTTAAAAACCTTAAGATACATTATTGAACTAGCAAAGATAAATGAGGTTTATATAGTAAGTGGAAACCATGATACAATTTGGGAGGATATCAAAAATCAAAAAGATGATGAAAATCTTTTAAGATATATGATATTGCAAAAAAATAGTATTTTAAATGAAATGTGCTATGAACTATCAATTGAAGTTAATGAAAAATCAGATATTAAGTATATCAAGAAGCAGATAATGAAAAATTTCAGTTGTGAAATTGAGTGGTTAGAGCAATTACCCCATATAATTGAAACCCAAAACTTTATATTTGCTCATGCTGGTATTACATCTGAAAATTTAGAAGAACAGGATGCAAGTAAAGTCATGAAAAATGATGCGTTTTTGGAGCAGGGTTTAGTTTTTTCTAAATATGTAATAGTTGGTCATTGGCCAACAGCTAATTATGGGAGAGAAAAGGGTTGTTGCAATCCAATTATAAAAAAAGAACAAAAAATTATCAGTATTGATGGAGAAAATATAATTAAAACGGAAGGGCAGTTAAATGCTCTAATAATTAACGGCAATGATGTTGAAGTGAGGATTAATAAAAGAATGTGGCAAGGCAAGAGAGTGAGTTAG
- a CDS encoding thioredoxin domain-containing protein: protein MEKESFENESVAAILNKYFVAIKVDREERPDIDSIYMTVCQALTGSGGWPLTIFMTPDKKPFYAGTYFPSESKYGMPGIMDVLNSIAEQWNEKREDIVKSSKRIVEHIKGIDALVNREKIGEEEIHNAYNSFNSVFDLNYGGFGRSPKFPSPHNLRFLLRYWKNYNEPKALEMVEKTLEAMYEGGIFDHIGFGFSRYSTDEKWLVPHFEKMLYDNALLASVYVEAFEATGNEFYKEVAEKIFTYISRDMTSKDGAFYSAEDADSEGEEGKYYLLTLKEVAPVLGEQFYKTYCDHYNITGKGNFEGRNIPNLIGMESGTNINEDLQQKLEKMRLRLLEYRERRIHPYKDDKILTSWNGLMIAALAYGGRIFENSSYIQQAEKAMDFILSNMINESGRLMARYREGEIAHLGYLEDYAFVVHALIELYEATFNVKYLSKALELNENMFKLFKDEGQGGLFLYGIDGEELIVRPKDIYDGAVPSGNSVATLNMLRLARLTSNSELENEAYGQFEVFASKVKTIESAHAYFMTALLYSLVPGKDIILSGQEQDVETKAMIKEINSTYLPFATVVLNTGDERLNAINSEIKAHKPLKGKTTAYICENFNCREPITDLQKFSEYIKV from the coding sequence AAGAATCTTTTGAAAATGAATCGGTAGCAGCTATTTTAAATAAATATTTCGTAGCAATAAAGGTAGATAGAGAAGAACGACCAGATATAGACAGTATCTATATGACGGTATGCCAAGCATTAACAGGAAGTGGTGGATGGCCCTTAACTATTTTTATGACTCCGGATAAAAAGCCTTTTTATGCAGGTACTTATTTCCCCTCGGAAAGTAAATATGGAATGCCAGGGATAATGGATGTATTGAATTCTATTGCAGAGCAGTGGAATGAGAAAAGAGAGGATATTGTAAAATCTAGTAAAAGAATAGTAGAGCATATAAAAGGCATTGATGCATTGGTTAATAGAGAGAAAATAGGGGAAGAAGAAATACATAATGCTTATAATAGCTTCAATAGTGTTTTTGATTTGAATTATGGTGGATTTGGTAGGTCTCCAAAATTCCCTTCACCTCACAATTTGCGATTTTTATTAAGATACTGGAAAAACTATAATGAGCCTAAAGCATTAGAAATGGTAGAAAAAACACTGGAAGCCATGTATGAGGGTGGGATTTTTGACCATATTGGTTTTGGTTTCTCAAGATATTCCACTGATGAGAAATGGTTAGTACCTCACTTTGAGAAAATGTTATATGATAATGCACTTTTAGCCTCAGTATATGTTGAAGCTTTTGAAGCTACAGGTAATGAGTTCTACAAAGAAGTGGCGGAAAAAATCTTTACTTATATATCAAGAGATATGACCTCGAAAGATGGTGCTTTTTACTCTGCTGAAGATGCAGATAGTGAAGGAGAAGAAGGCAAATATTATTTGTTAACACTTAAGGAAGTGGCTCCAGTATTAGGTGAACAGTTTTATAAAACCTATTGTGATCACTACAATATAACTGGAAAAGGCAATTTTGAAGGACGGAATATCCCAAATCTCATAGGTATGGAAAGTGGCACTAATATAAATGAAGATTTGCAGCAAAAACTAGAAAAAATGAGACTAAGGCTTCTTGAATATCGAGAAAGAAGAATCCATCCATATAAGGATGACAAGATATTAACCTCTTGGAATGGACTTATGATTGCAGCGCTCGCTTATGGCGGAAGGATTTTTGAAAATAGCAGTTACATTCAACAGGCAGAAAAAGCTATGGATTTTATCCTAAGTAATATGATTAATGAAAGTGGAAGATTAATGGCAAGATACAGGGAGGGGGAAATAGCACACTTAGGATATTTAGAGGATTATGCTTTTGTAGTGCATGCACTAATAGAACTATATGAAGCCACCTTTAATGTAAAATATTTAAGTAAAGCACTAGAACTTAATGAAAATATGTTTAAGCTATTTAAAGATGAAGGTCAGGGTGGATTGTTTTTATATGGGATTGATGGTGAAGAGCTAATTGTTAGGCCTAAAGATATATATGATGGTGCAGTGCCCTCAGGTAACTCAGTGGCTACATTAAATATGTTAAGACTTGCTAGATTAACTTCTAATAGTGAATTAGAAAATGAGGCATATGGGCAGTTTGAAGTTTTTGCTTCAAAGGTTAAAACTATAGAAAGTGCTCATGCTTATTTTATGACAGCATTATTATATAGTTTGGTACCAGGTAAGGATATTATACTTTCCGGACAAGAGCAAGACGTGGAAACTAAGGCTATGATTAAAGAAATTAATAGCACTTACCTACCTTTTGCAACAGTAGTTTTAAATACTGGTGATGAAAGGTTAAATGCTATTAATTCTGAAATAAAAGCACATAAACCCTTGAAGGGGAAAACTACTGCTTATATTTGCGAGAATTTTAATTGCAGAGAGCCTATTACTGATTTGCAAAAGTTTTCAGAGTATATTAAAGTTTAA